The sequence TCGGGCGCTTCGACGAGCGAGCGCAGGTGGCCGATCGCCGATTCAGAGAGCCGCGCCCGTCCGCTCGTCATAGCGGCGTCCCAAGCAACGCACTCGCTTCTTCGCGGAACTCGTCGTCACTGCCGGAGAGGTCGTGCAGTGTCTCGAGAACGGCCGCGCGAAAATCGCGACGCGTTGCCGCGAGCCAGTTCGTCACCTGCGTCGGTGGTATTCCGAACTCGCTCGCAAGCGCCGCGTACGTCGGTCGCTCGTCGGTCGACAGGTTCATGTCATAGCGCTCGAACAACGCGAGATGAACGTGTTTACCTTCGGCCTCGTAGCGGTCCCGCAATCCCGCAATCGCGGTGACGAGTACGCTCCTCACCCATTCGCGATGGAATACGGCGTCGGGATCGGCCGGGTCATTTCCCTCACCCGTTAGGCGCGTTTCGACGTCGGCGAGATCGATCGAGACAAATGACGCCGCACCGCCTCGCTTCAGGCGTCCGTCGGCCTGGAGGGCATTGATCACATACGAATCGACACATCGCCGAACGAAGGTGCGAAAGCGCGCGCGCTCCGGCTCGTAGCGGGCGAACAGATCTCGACGCAGCACTTCCACGAAGAATCCCTGCGTGAGATCCTCGGCGTCAGCAGGTTCCTGATGGTGCGTCAGCCGCACGTGCGCATAGATAGGAGCCCAGTACACCGCCGCGAGCGCGTCCTGTGCGCGAGCACGCGTATCCGCATCATGACTGCGGGCACGGCGAACGAGCGAGAGGTGCGTCGCGGGAAAGGAGGAAGACACACGACGAGAGTACGACTCCGCGGCAGGCGAAGTCAACGGAGAGTGCCTTGGCCCAGCCTGTGCCCTGCATCGCGTCCAATGGAGAATTCGATCAACCCCTCGTCGTCTCCGTCCGAGACCGCGGCTGAGGAGCTACGTGCCGGCGAGGCGACTCGCGGCGATCGGCGTGAAACGCCGCGACCGTATCGCCCGCGCAAGAAGACTCCACGCGAGCGGATGGTCTCGAGAGTGCGCGAGCTCGGTCCAGGATTGATCACCGGTGCCGCGGACGATGACCCGTCAGGCATCGCCACGTACTCGCAAGCGGGTGCGGCGTTCGGCTATGGCCTGCTGTGGACGGCCCTCATCAGTCTGCCATTGATGTCGGCGATCCAGCTGATGTGCGCGCGGATCGGCATCGTCGCGCGGAGCGGGCTGGCGGCGGTGCTGCGCGAACATTATCCGCGTTGGACGCTTTGGCTCGCATGCCTTTTACTCGTCGTTGGCAACACGATCAACATCGCCGCCGATCTCGGAGGTATGGCGGCGGCGGCGAAGCTCCTCACGGGCATCCCGGCCATCTGGTTCGTGCCCGCGTTCACGGCGTTGATTCTCGCACTGCTCGTTTTCGCGTCGTACGAGAAGATGACGCGAGTGCTGAAGTGGCTCACACTCGCGCTGTTCAGCTATGTGTTCGCCGCGCTGTTGTCGGGCGCCGACTGGTTGGCCGTGCTACGGGGCACGTTCCTGCCCCACATCGGTTTCTCGCGCAACTATCTCCTGACCTTCGTGGCGATCATGGGCACGACGATCTCGCCCTATCTCTTTTTCTGGCAGGCGGCGCAGAACGCGGAGCAGGACGCTCACATCATGCGCCGCATCGTTGGGCGTCCGCGGCGTGCCGTGCAGCGCGAGCTGCGCGCCGCCGCGCGGGACGTCAACGTCGGCATGCTGTTCTCGAATCTGATCATGTACTTCATCATTCTCACGGCTGGAGCCACTCTGCATCCCGCAGGCATTACGAACGTGCAGACCGCCGAGCAGGCCGCCACCGCGCTCCAGCCGCTGGCGGGGAGCGCCGCAACCCTGCTCTTCACACTCGGGCTAGTCGGGACGGGCATCCTCGGCGTTCCGGTGCTCGCCGGGTCTGCCGCGTACGCGATCGCCGAGGCGGCGGCGTGGCGCGCGGGAATGGATGAGAAAGTTCACAACGCGCGTCAGTTCTATGGAGTCATCGCGGTCGCGATGGGGGCGGGGATGCTACTCAACTTCTTCCACGCAAACGCGATCAAGCTTCTCATCGGATCGGCGGTGATCAACGGCCTCCTCGCGCCGCCGCTGATCGCGATCGTGCTGGTCGTGTGCAACAACGAGAAGGTGATGGGCACGCACAAGAACGGGCGGACGCTGAATATTCTTGGCGGCCTGGGCGTGCTGATGATGACGGCGGCTGCGGTGGGACTGCTTCTCTCCTGGTTCTAGCGATCGAGTCAAGGCATCACGCCCAACCTTTTCTCGAGCTCTTCACGGCGAGATCTCGAGACCGGCAGCCGCAAGCCGCTCTTCAACTGCACCTCGTAGTCCCCGCCCGCACCCCGCAGCAAGGTATCCACCAACTGCAGCCTAACGATAGCCGAGCGATGGATGCGCACGAAGTGCCGCGGATCGAGCCGATCTTCCAACGTGTGCATCGTTTCGCGGATGAGATGCGTTTTGTCGCCGGTGTGGAGCTCCGCGTATGGACCGTCGGCGGTGATGTAATCGATCTGTTCTACGGGAACGACGCGCACCTTGCCTCGCATCTCGACGGCGATGCGCTCGAGATAGCCCGCTGAATCCGGCGCCATGCGCGACGCCGCTGCGTCATGCGAGCCCTGT comes from Gemmatimonadaceae bacterium and encodes:
- a CDS encoding Nramp family divalent metal transporter, which produces MENSINPSSSPSETAAEELRAGEATRGDRRETPRPYRPRKKTPRERMVSRVRELGPGLITGAADDDPSGIATYSQAGAAFGYGLLWTALISLPLMSAIQLMCARIGIVARSGLAAVLREHYPRWTLWLACLLLVVGNTINIAADLGGMAAAAKLLTGIPAIWFVPAFTALILALLVFASYEKMTRVLKWLTLALFSYVFAALLSGADWLAVLRGTFLPHIGFSRNYLLTFVAIMGTTISPYLFFWQAAQNAEQDAHIMRRIVGRPRRAVQRELRAAARDVNVGMLFSNLIMYFIILTAGATLHPAGITNVQTAEQAATALQPLAGSAATLLFTLGLVGTGILGVPVLAGSAAYAIAEAAAWRAGMDEKVHNARQFYGVIAVAMGAGMLLNFFHANAIKLLIGSAVINGLLAPPLIAIVLVVCNNEKVMGTHKNGRTLNILGGLGVLMMTAAAVGLLLSWF